In Longimicrobium sp., a single window of DNA contains:
- the ruvA gene encoding Holliday junction branch migration protein RuvA, whose product MIARVRGELVVRELERVEVFTPGGVCYEIFIPNSVFERLPKLGEQVTLRTYQIVREDALILYGFLEDVERVVFSKLLGANGVGPRLALSLVGALGAQSVVRAIRERNSAALVSVSGVGKKTAERIVLDLTGKLDDVLLSPTGVGARAPGMEEAMRALGALGVLQADAERAIRSVVQEHGNLPAPELIRQALTRLK is encoded by the coding sequence GTGATCGCGCGGGTCCGCGGCGAGCTGGTGGTGCGCGAGCTGGAGCGGGTGGAGGTGTTCACCCCCGGCGGCGTCTGCTACGAGATCTTCATCCCCAACAGCGTCTTCGAGCGCCTCCCCAAGCTGGGCGAGCAGGTCACGCTCCGCACCTACCAGATCGTGCGCGAGGATGCGCTGATCCTGTACGGCTTCCTGGAAGACGTGGAGCGCGTCGTCTTCTCAAAGCTGCTCGGCGCCAACGGCGTGGGCCCGCGGCTGGCTCTCTCGCTCGTCGGTGCGCTCGGTGCGCAGAGCGTGGTGCGCGCCATCCGCGAGCGCAACTCCGCCGCCCTCGTCTCGGTCAGCGGGGTGGGGAAGAAGACGGCCGAGCGCATCGTCCTGGACCTCACCGGCAAGCTGGACGACGTCCTCCTCTCCCCCACGGGAGTCGGCGCCCGCGCTCCGGGCATGGAGGAGGCGATGCGTGCCCTCGGCGCCCTCGGCGTCCTCCAGGCCGATGCGGAGCGCGCCATCCGCTCCGTCGTCCAGGAGCACGGCAACCTCCCGGCCCCCGAGCTGATCCGCCAGGCCCTCACCCGCCTCAAGTAG
- the ruvC gene encoding crossover junction endodeoxyribonuclease RuvC has translation MQPLRPLQPEVSLVMGVDPGTAVTGYGVVARTRDGALSLVECGVIRTAPKAALPVRLRDIYEGLSEVIARHSPAVLAVEGVFYSKNVRTSVVLGHARGAVLLAAALRDIQVAEYPPAEVKSAVAGTGTATKEQVGYMVQRLLRLTAPPRPHDASDGVAVALCHCFRGFGPGAKTPMSLKLRLFDQGAK, from the coding sequence GTGCAGCCGCTCCGTCCGTTGCAGCCGGAGGTATCGCTGGTGATGGGGGTGGACCCCGGCACCGCGGTCACCGGCTACGGCGTCGTCGCCCGCACGCGCGACGGCGCCTTGTCGCTGGTGGAGTGCGGCGTGATCCGCACCGCTCCCAAGGCCGCGCTCCCCGTGCGGCTCCGCGACATCTACGAAGGCCTTTCCGAGGTCATCGCCCGCCACTCGCCGGCCGTGCTGGCGGTGGAGGGCGTCTTCTATTCCAAGAACGTGCGCACCTCCGTCGTCCTGGGCCACGCGCGCGGGGCGGTGCTCCTCGCCGCGGCCCTGCGCGACATCCAGGTGGCCGAGTATCCGCCCGCCGAGGTCAAGAGCGCCGTCGCCGGAACGGGCACGGCCACCAAGGAGCAGGTGGGATACATGGTGCAGCGCCTCCTCCGCCTCACCGCCCCGCCCAGGCCGCACGATGCGTCGGACGGCGTGGCGGTCGCGCTCTGCCACTGCTTCCGCGGCTTCGGGCCCGGCGCCAAGACACCCATGAGCCTGAAGCTGCGCCTGTTCGACCAGGGGGCGAAGTGA
- a CDS encoding YebC/PmpR family DNA-binding transcriptional regulator, with the protein MAGHSKWKQIKHKKAITDNKRAAAWTKLIREITVAAKAGGGDPSGNPRLRLAIDTAKAANMPNENIDRAVKKGTGELEGVSYEEVTYEAYGPAGVAIMVDTLTDNANRTVADLRKWLSRNGGNLGTTGSVAWMFDRRGQIHIDSEKYDEEKVMEAALEAGAMDVQVEEGAFTVLTEVGDFHAVQDALRGQGIVWEEAELAMVPKTEVKVEGPDADKLVKLLDLIEDMDDVQKVYSNADVDVDSLAEV; encoded by the coding sequence ATGGCCGGGCATAGCAAGTGGAAGCAGATCAAGCACAAGAAGGCGATCACGGACAACAAGCGCGCGGCCGCGTGGACCAAGCTGATCCGCGAGATCACCGTGGCGGCCAAGGCTGGGGGCGGCGATCCGTCCGGTAACCCGCGCCTGCGCCTCGCCATCGACACGGCCAAGGCGGCCAACATGCCCAACGAGAACATCGACCGCGCCGTCAAAAAGGGCACGGGCGAGCTCGAGGGCGTGTCGTACGAGGAGGTCACCTACGAGGCGTACGGTCCCGCCGGCGTCGCCATCATGGTGGACACGCTCACGGACAACGCCAACCGCACGGTGGCCGACCTTCGCAAGTGGCTCTCGCGCAACGGCGGCAACCTGGGCACCACGGGCTCGGTGGCGTGGATGTTCGACCGCCGCGGCCAGATCCACATCGACTCCGAGAAGTACGACGAGGAGAAGGTGATGGAGGCCGCGCTGGAGGCCGGCGCCATGGACGTGCAGGTGGAGGAAGGCGCCTTCACCGTGCTCACCGAGGTCGGCGACTTCCACGCCGTGCAGGACGCGCTGCGCGGGCAGGGGATCGTGTGGGAGGAGGCCGAGCTGGCGATGGTCCCCAAGACCGAGGTCAAGGTCGAGGGGCCGGACGCGGACAAGCTCGTCAAGCTGCTGGACCTGATCGAGGACATGGACGACGTCCAAAAGGTGTACAGCAACGCCGACGTGGATGTCGACAGCCTCGCCGAGGTCTGA
- a CDS encoding YciI family protein yields MILILLRYVKPIDEVEAHTAAHRAYLDGLYREGKLIFSGPREPRTGGVILTTLDSEVEATKMICDDPYFENGIAEFEIVRFNPVKSDPRFAAFLPQAAGV; encoded by the coding sequence ATGATCCTGATCCTGCTGCGCTACGTGAAGCCGATCGATGAAGTGGAAGCCCACACCGCCGCCCATCGCGCGTACCTGGACGGGCTGTACCGCGAGGGGAAGCTGATCTTCTCCGGCCCCCGCGAGCCGCGCACCGGCGGCGTCATCCTCACCACGCTCGACAGCGAGGTGGAGGCGACCAAGATGATCTGCGACGACCCCTACTTCGAGAACGGAATCGCCGAGTTCGAGATCGTGCGGTTCAATCCGGTGAAGAGCGATCCGCGGTTCGCGGCGTTTTTGCCGCAGGCGGCGGGGGTGTAG